One Saccharospirillaceae bacterium DNA window includes the following coding sequences:
- a CDS encoding K+/H+ antiporter subunit F, with the protein MSSADVLSYAILGTGLLVLVSLLLNVWRILLGPEITDRILALDTLYINSIALIILMGLHNGSALYFEGALLIAMLGFVSTAALSKYLLRGDIIE; encoded by the coding sequence ATGAGTAGTGCAGATGTTCTGAGTTACGCCATCCTCGGTACCGGGCTGTTGGTTTTGGTATCGCTATTATTGAATGTTTGGCGTATTTTATTGGGCCCGGAAATTACCGACCGTATTCTGGCTCTGGATACATTATACATTAATAGTATTGCACTGATTATTTTAATGGGTTTACACAATGGTTCAGCGCTGTATTTCGAAGGTGCGTTGTTAATTGCCATGCTGGGCTTTGTGAGTACTGCGGCACTGAGTAAATACCTGTTGCGCGGAGATATTATTGAGTGA
- a CDS encoding Na+/H+ antiporter subunit G has protein sequence MENSDLFNYLVAGLLIIGGFFVFVGSLGLAKLPDFFTRLHAPTKATTLGIGSVLIASMLVTSVREGGFSVYELVISLFLFITAPVSAHMMAKAALHKKISMLDRTKNHDMTARIAAQKTPQEEQQPEDSPA, from the coding sequence ATGGAAAATTCAGATTTATTTAATTATCTGGTGGCTGGCTTGCTGATTATTGGCGGCTTTTTCGTATTTGTGGGCTCTTTAGGGTTGGCTAAATTACCAGATTTTTTCACACGTTTGCATGCGCCAACGAAAGCTACCACTCTTGGCATCGGTTCTGTACTGATAGCCTCCATGTTAGTGACCAGTGTGCGTGAAGGTGGCTTCAGTGTTTATGAGCTGGTAATCAGCTTATTCCTGTTTATCACAGCTCCGGTTTCTGCCCATATGATGGCAAAAGCTGCACTGCATAAAAAAATCTCTATGTTAGATCGAACGAAAAACCATGACATGACGGCACGAATTGCGGCCCAAAAAACGCCGCAAGAAGAACAACAGCCGGAAGATTCTCCGGCCTGA